The Arachis duranensis cultivar V14167 chromosome 2, aradu.V14167.gnm2.J7QH, whole genome shotgun sequence genome has a window encoding:
- the LOC107476216 gene encoding dehydration-responsive element-binding protein 1B-like → MQKRKAGRKKFQETRHPIYKGVRQRNGKWVCELRQPNNKTRVWLGTFSHPQMAAIAHDVAALAFRGDNASLNFPQSAASLPRLNAETTSLKSIQITATQVANNHFVEGTEEIMSIRGSNDGSSHEEELSSDSSFGEDSRSFYWDEEEVFNMPGLMNSLAEALIITPPALERGFNWVGVETTIDLTLWGD, encoded by the coding sequence atGCAAAAAAGAAAGGCAGGGAGGAAGAAATTCCAAGAGACAAGGCACCCTATTTACAAAGGTGTGAGGCAAAGGAATGGAAAATGGGTTTGTGAGCTTAGACAACCAAACAACAAAACTAGGGTTTGGCTTGGAACTTTTTCTCACCCTCAAATGGCGGCTATAGCCCATGATGTCGCTGCCTTGGCCTTCCGGGGTGACAATGCTTCCCTAAACTTTCCTCAGTCGGCCGCCTCGCTGCCTCGACTCAATGCTGAAACCACTTCTCTCAAAAGCATCCAGATAACTGCGACGCAGGTCGCGAACAATCACTTTGTTGAAGGCACAGAAGAGATCATGAGTATCCGTGGAAGTAATGATGGTTCTTCTCATGAGGAGGAGTTGTCTTCGGATAGTAGTTTTGGAGAAGATTCTAGAAGCTTCTATTGGGATGAAGAGGAAGTGTTTAACATGCCAGGGTTGATGAATAGCTTGGCTGAAGCCTTGATTATAACTCCACCGGCTTTGGAAAGAGGCTTCAATTGGGTTGGTGTAGAAACTACTATAGATTTGACTCTATGGGGTGATTAA
- the LOC107476215 gene encoding uncharacterized protein LOC107476215, whose product MAQKKNKHFLHELLSEDQEPFLLNNYISDKQNQLTIHFSKQKPGTLKTSTLFPIHHLCKNALCFNYSSTAPPTTTPDITKSPLFRFSQRSSTKSPCSARASSPNAMFLHVPARTASILLEAALRIQKHSNSRNTNGFGFFGSFFRRITHRGRRNKRQIQSNDNNVKRKKKVKDILKFELDLGRRTTTKEEEENKKKENVMVDASGVGFRCSCSEEGVCSSSSVHDDDDNDLFCESPFRFVLQRSPSATSSSGSRTPEFSSPASSPNRHRTEDKEHNNNNGDDSINKFQSGKQEEEEEEKEQCSPVSVLDPPFEDDDDVHESNDDDEEGFDLDCSYANVQRTKQQLLYRLSRFEKLAELDPLELEQRMLDQENNQYGTYINEDSCGDGDSELSHEEKELREIVYAIVNQSSRWRVPEDLKRLVYDLIMEEEIAEFDCPRDKEMVIERVCKRLELWKEVESNTIDMMIDEDFSREESGWKKNSQQVRDLAGELELAIFALLMEEFSEELVY is encoded by the exons ATGGCtcagaagaagaacaagcacTTCTTACACGAGCTTCTAAGCGAAGATCAAGAGCCATTCCTCCTCAACAATTACATCTCAGACAAGCAAAACCAGCTCACAATTCATTTTTCTAAGCAAAAACCAGGAACCCTAAAAACCTCAACTTTATTCCCAATTCATCACCTCTGCAAGAACGCTCTCTGCTTCAATTACTCTTCCACAGCACCACCTACAACCACACCTGATATCACCAAATCCCCGCTATTCAGATTCTCGCAACGGAGTAGTACTAAGAGTCCGTGCAGTGCACGTGCTTCTTCGCCCAACGCAATGTTCCTTCATGTTCCCGCGAGAACAGCTTCCATTCTTCTAGAAGCTGCGCTTCGGATTCAGAAGCACTCCAATTCCAGAAACACCAATGGATTTGGCTTCTTCGGTTCCTTCTTTAGGAGAATCACGCACAGGGGAAGAAGGAACAAGAGGCAAATTCAGAGTAATGATAACAatgtgaagaggaagaagaaggtgaaGGATATCTTGAAATTCGAGCTAGATTTgggaagaagaacaacaacaaaggaagaagaagagaacaagaagaagGAGAATGTTATGGTGGACGCTAGTGGTGTGGGGTTCAGGTGTTCCTGCAGTGAAGAAGGGGTGTGTTCTTCGAGTAGtgttcatgatgatgatgataatgacttATTCTGTGAAAGCCCTTTCCGTTTTGTTCTGCAACGGAGTCCTTCCGCCACCTCCTCCTCCGGCAGCCGTACGCCGGAGTTCTCCTCGCCGGCATCGTCTCCAAATCGCCACAGAACAGAG GACAaagaacataataataataatggagaTGATAGCATCAACAAATTCCAATCAGggaagcaagaagaagaagaagaagaaaaagaacaatgTAGTCCTGTATCAGTTTTAGACCCACCAtttgaggatgatgatgatgttcatgaaagcaatgatgatgatgaggaaggtTTTGATTTGGATTGTAGCTACGCCAATGTACAGA GAACAAAGCAACAACTATTATACCGGCTAAGTAGATTTGAGAAATTGGCTGAGTTAGATCCATTGGAACTTGAGCAGAGAATGTTAGATCAAGAAAACAACCAGTATGGAACATATATCAATGAGGATAGTTGCGGAGACGGCGATAGCGAATTGTCACATGAAGAAAAGGAATTGAGAGAAATAGTTTATGCAATCGTCAACCAATCAAGCAGATGGCGAGTTCCGGAGGATCTCAAGAGACTAGTTTATGATCTCATTATGGAGGAAGAGATTGCGGAATTTGATTGCCCAAGAGATAAGGAGATGGTGATAGAAAGGGTTTGTAAGAGGTTGGAACTATGGAAGGAAGTGGAGTCCAACACCATTGATATGATGATAGATGAGGACTTCTCAAGAGAGGAAAGTGGGTGGAAGAAAAATTCACAACAGGTAAGAGACTTGGCTGGAGAACTTGAGCTTGCTATCTTTGCCCTTTTAAtggaggaattttcagaggaaCTAGTTTATTGA
- the LOC107476327 gene encoding LOW QUALITY PROTEIN: 1,4-alpha-glucan-branching enzyme 2-2, chloroplastic/amyloplastic-like (The sequence of the model RefSeq protein was modified relative to this genomic sequence to represent the inferred CDS: deleted 2 bases in 1 codon) — MVESYLCLMLSGKIHGIDLSKLVPIEEEVEVVEDHYYSEEYWEWSRPPPPPLPPPSSFDFTIDLPSWDMQLFSLDSKIFLVGGSDDNNQPCYQIYEFQCNVVATAAADDGGNKKAELNPCESISKVPAYIDFYNSHIACVSGEAYFLTFNDEEWCFWVLRRCGGEWERLPLNTLLETQDSLRVYHGCQIQRSQWLYYDKRLFLPSWVQDYNNSERVLCCFDIQTRQWTMEEFDCFTSFHLCLNDEDGLPLVPSLLVSTVTGLEDYTNYSVMLSYSLSKSKRDACFTAENYPSRILAITKIFAMLVNRNGVCVYQRISTYLLFKKIKPYFTSVKEIFFVDLGEGKTCAMLFGFALQDGTKKIKNIVLCVSIFTLTLKDEFDITTANHVESWNQEQRFLSVRVLSSHVYTIKENLEAMDYDADIQQLRNFREIEDEKGSVSASLVEYSARTLAEKTLVSKDKKLKMERDEVVKIKIIPPPGCGKKIYEIDPLLLTHRDHFDFRFGQYLRLQEDIEKHEGGLDPFSRGHENFGFRQSVTGITYREWAPGAKSAALIGDFNNWNPNAAVMTRNEFGVWEIFLPNNADGSPPIPHGSRVKIRMNTQSGMKDSIPAWIKYCVQAKGEIPYNGIYYDPPDEERYVFKHPQPKKPKSLRIYESHVGMSSPEPKINTYANFRDDVLPRIKRLGYNAVQIMAIQEHSYYSSFGYHVTNFFAPSSRFGTPEELKSLIDRAHELGLLVLMDIVHSHASNNTLDGLNKFDGTDSHYFHPGSRGHHPIWDSRLFNYGSWEVLRFLLSNARWWLEEYKFDGFRFDGVTSMMYTHHGLQASFTGNYSEYFGYSTDVDAVVYLMLVNDIIHGLFPEAVTIGEDVSGMPTLCIPTQDGGVGFDYRLHMAIADKWIELLKKKDEDWKMGDIIHTLTNRRWSEKCVAYAESHDQALVGDKTIAFWLMDKDMYDFMALDGPSTPVIDRGIALHKMIRLITMSLGGEGYLNFMGNEFGHPEWIDFPREAQYRPDGTVIPGNNNSFDKCRRRFDLGDAEYLRYWGMQEFDKAMQHLEERFEFMTSKHQYISRKNEGDKIIVFEKGNLVFVFNFHWTNSYSDYRVGCSKAGKYKIVLDSDDPLFGGFNRLNHTAEYFASEGWYDDRPCSFLVYTPSRTGVVYAFADE; from the exons ATGGTGGAAAGTTATCTTTGCTTGATGCTGAGTGGAAAGATTCATGGCATTGACCTGAGCAAATTGGTACCCATAGAAGAAGAGGTCGAGGTCGTGGAAGATCACTACTACTCAGAGGAGTATTGGGAATGGAGCAGACCGCCGCCTCCTCCACTACCACCACCTTCGTCCTTCGATTTCACAATAGATCTTCCATCTTGGGACATGCAATTATTCTCTTTGGAttctaagatttttttagtTGGTGGCTCCGACGACAACAACCAACCTTGCTACCAAATCTACGAATTTCAATGTAATGTCGTTGCCACCGCCGCCGCCGACGACGGCGGGAATAAAAAGGCAGAGTTAAATCCGTGCGAGTCAATTTCAAAAGTGCCGGCATACATTGACTTTTATAATTCCCATATTGCTTGTGTTTCCGGTGAAGCTTACTTTCTTACATTCAACGACGAAGAATGGTGTTTTTGGGTTCTCCGGCGTTGTGGCGGCGAGTGGGAACGCTTGCCGCTTAATACTCTCCTGGAGACTCAAGATTCCTTGCGTGTTTACCATGGTTGCCAGATTCAAAGGTCACAATGGCTCTATTACGACAAAAGGCTATTTCTTCCTTCATGGGTTCAAGATTATAATAATTCCGAACGTGTTTTGTGTTGTTTCGACATACAAACTCGGCAATGGACAATGGAAGAATTTGACTGCTTCACTTCTTTCCATTTATGTTTAAACGATGAAGATGGACTGCCATTGGTGCCCTCTCTATTAGTGTCCACTGTTACAG GTCTTGAAGACTACACGAACTATAGTGTGATGCTTTCATACTCACTCTCAAAGTCGAAAAGAGATGCATGTTTCACTGCTGAAAATTATCCATCACGAATACTCGCGATAACAAAGATATTTGCTATGTTGGTAAATCGAAATGGAGTCTGTGTCTATCAAAGAATCAGCACTTAccttttatttaagaaaatcaaACCCTATTTTACGAGTGTAAAAGAAATTTTCTTTGTTGATCTTGGCGAAGGCAAAACGTGTGCCATGCTCTTTGGCTTTGCACTTCAAGATGgaaccaagaaaataaaaaacatcgtCCTTTGCGTTTCGATCTTTACTCTTACCTTAAAGGATGAGTTCGACATCACTACTGCTAATCATGTTGAATCGTGGAATCAGGAGCAAAGATTCTTATCTGTTCGTGTTCTGAGCAGTCATGTCTACACCATTAAAGAGAACTTGGAAGCCATGGATTATGATGCTGACATTCAACAA CTTAGAAATTTCAGAGAAATTGAAGATGAGAAAGGTTCTGTT TCGGCATCTCTTGTAGAATATAGTGCTAGAACTCTTGCTGAGAAGACATTGGTATCCAAAGACAAGAAactgaaaatggaaagagatgAAGTAGTTAAAATTAAGATCATCCCTCCACCTGGCTGTGGGAAGAAAATCTATGAAATTGATCCACTTTTGCTCACTCACCGCGACCATTTTGATTTCCG TTTCGGACAATACTTGAGATTGCAAGAGGATATCGAGAAGCATGAAGGTGGCCTAGATCCATTTTCTCGCGGCCATGAAAATTTTGGCTTTAGGCAAAG TGTCACAGGAATTACTTATAGAGAATGGGCACCAGGAGCTAAG TCAGCAGCATTAATTGGAGACTTCAACAATTGGAATCCAAATGCTGCTGTAATGACTCGG AATGAATTTGGTGTGTGGGAGATCTTCTTGCCGAACAATGCAGATGGTTCGCCACCAATTCCTCATGGATCTCGAGTCAAG ATTCGCATGAATACTCAATCCGGCATGAAGGACTCTATTCCTGCTTGGATAAAGTATTGTGTACAAGCCAAAGGTGAAATTCCATATAATGGTATTTACTATGATCCACCAGATGAG GAAAGATATGTCTTCAAGCATCCACAGCCAAAGAAACCGAAATCACTTAGGATTTACGAGTCACATGTTGGAATGAGTAGTCCG GAACCTAAAATCAACACATATGCCAATTTTAGAGACGATGTACTACCTCGGATTAAAAGGCTGGGTTATAATGCTGTCCAGATTATGGCTATCCAAGAACATTCTTATTATTCTAGTTTCGG CTATCATGTTACAAATTTCTTTGCACCTAGCAGCCGTTTTGGAACTCCTGAAGAACTCAAGTCTTTGATAGACAGAGCACATGAACTAGGCCTGCTTGTTCTAATGGATATTGTACATAG CCATGCATCAAACAACACATTGGATGGACTGAACAAGTTTGATGGAACTGACAGTCATTACTTTCATCCCGGGTCACGAGGTCATCATCCGATATGGGATTCTCGCCTTTTTAACTATGGAAGCTGGGAA GTGCTAAGGTTTCTACTCTCAAATGCAAGATGGTGGCTAGAAGAATACAAGTTTGATGGGTTTCGATTCGACGGTGTCACATCAATGATGTACACTCATCATGGATTGCAG GCGTCTTTTACAGGAAATTACAGTGAGTATTTCGGATATTCAACTGATGTTGATGCTGTAGTTTACTTGATGCTGGTTAATGATATTATCCATGGACTCTTCCCTGAGGCCGTTACGATTGGCGAAGAT GTAAGTGGAATGCCAACACTCTGCATTCCTACTCAAGATGGAGGAGTTGGATTCGATTATCGGCTACACATGGCGATTGCTGACAAATGGATCGAGCTTCTCAA GAAGAAAGATGAAGACTGGAAAATGGGTGATATCATTCACACACTCACAAACAGAAGGTGGTCCGAAAAATGTGTAGCTTATGCAGAGAGTCATGACCAAGCCTTGGTTGGAGACAAGACGATCGCTTTTTGGTTGATGGACAAG GATATGTATGACTTTATGGCTTTGGACGGACCATCTACGCCGGTTATAGATCGCGGCATTGCCTTACATAAAATGATTAGGCTTATTACAATGAGCCTTGGTGGTGAAGGATACTTGAACTTTATGGGGAATGAATTTGGCCACCCTG AGTGGATTGATTTTCCAAGGGAAGCTCAATATCGTCCCGATGGAACCGTAATTCCTGGGAACAACAACAGTTTTGATAAATGCAGGCGAAGATTCGACTTG GGGGATGCAGAATATCTAAGATACTGGGGGATGCAAGAATTTGACAAGGCCATGCAGCATCTTGAAGAAAGATTTGAG TTCATGACATCAAAGCACCAATATATATCGCGAAAAAATGAAGGCGACAAGATCATAGTATTCGAAAAGGGTAACCTTGTCTTTGTCTTCAATTTTCATTGGACCAACAGCTATTCAGATTATAGAGTTGGATGCTCAAAGGCAGGGAAATACAAG ATTGTGTTGGATTCAGATGATCCCTTGTTTGGTGGATTCAATAGGCTCAATCACACTGCTGAATATTTTGCTTCT GAAGGATGGTACGACGACCGACCTTGTTCCTTTCTAGTGTATACACCTTCTAGAACAGGAGTGGTGTATGCTTTTGCAGATGAATAA
- the LOC107476329 gene encoding ethylene-responsive transcription factor ERF024-like: MHSTSGSTSTGRHPVYRGVRRRSSGKWVSEIREPKKPNRIWLGTYPTPEMAAVAYDVAVLALKGKDAELNFPNSASSLPVPATLSPRDIQMAAASAAAAAGAAKDALNAEGSSSSQGNINKSNENNNNNVPSSSMAHDFVDEDLIFDMPNVLVNMAEGMLLSPPPFDIGGGEDEPENMDDEPSLWNFP; encoded by the coding sequence ATGCATTCTACTTCTGGTTCTACTTCTACTGGCCGTCACCCCGTGTATCGCGGGGTGAGGCGTAGAAGTAGTGGCAAATGGGTGTCGGAAATTCGGGAGCCGAAGAAGCCTAATAGAATTTGGTTAGGGACATATCCTACTCCAGAAATGGCTGCAGTTGCATATGATGTCGCCGTCCTTGCCCTAAAAGGCAAAGACGCCGAGTTAAACTTCCCTAACTCGGCTTCTTCGCTCCCGGTTCCGGCTACCTTATCCCCACGTGACATTCAAATGGCTGCGGCTAGTGCTGCCGCCGCGGCCGGAGCAGCAAAAGATGCCCTAAATGCTGAAGGATCAAGTTCAAGCCAAGGGAATATTAAtaaaagcaatgaaaataataataataatgttccTTCATCATCAATGGCACATGATTTTGTGGATGAGGATTTGATCTTTGACATGCCTAATGTTCTTGTGAACATGGCAGAAGGAATGCTTCTTAGTCCTCCTCCTTTTGACATTGGTGGTGGTGAAGATGAACCAGAAAACATGGATGATGAGCCAAGCCTGTGGAATTTCCCTTAA